In Paenibacillus sp. J23TS9, a single genomic region encodes these proteins:
- a CDS encoding carbohydrate ABC transporter permease: MKSGVSNPIIKIIFYAILVIWGISVIYPLLWTLLDALKNNDQFFRKMPWSLPDFPLLWSNFTYVWSEFSFGTYFTNSVVVTLGSTLLGLFLAASTAYVLARYPFKGSSALFLLYISSMMIPFSLALIPLFFLLNSMHLTNSSFGLILVYASTLIAFGIFVLVGFFKSLPKELEEAASIDGASYYGIFFRVMLPLSQPGLITVGIVNVLNIWNEYIIGTILVNDPVHYTLPVGIAMMQAQMQYRTEWGPLFAGLLITIVPVLVMYMFFQKQIASGITAGAVK; this comes from the coding sequence ATGAAATCAGGCGTTTCAAACCCGATTATCAAAATCATATTCTATGCCATTCTAGTGATATGGGGAATTTCCGTTATTTATCCGCTTCTTTGGACGCTGCTGGATGCCCTTAAGAACAACGATCAATTTTTCCGGAAAATGCCATGGTCGCTGCCGGACTTCCCGCTGCTCTGGAGTAACTTTACTTATGTGTGGAGTGAATTCAGCTTCGGTACGTACTTCACGAATTCGGTTGTCGTTACCCTTGGTTCGACTCTGCTAGGATTGTTTTTGGCAGCCTCAACCGCATATGTTTTGGCACGCTATCCTTTTAAAGGAAGCTCTGCGCTCTTCCTGCTTTATATTTCTTCCATGATGATTCCTTTCAGCTTGGCATTGATTCCTTTATTCTTCTTGTTAAATTCCATGCACCTGACGAACTCTTCCTTTGGCCTGATTCTGGTATATGCATCCACCCTGATCGCCTTTGGTATCTTCGTATTGGTTGGTTTTTTCAAGAGCTTGCCTAAGGAATTGGAAGAAGCGGCTTCTATTGATGGTGCATCATACTACGGAATATTTTTCAGAGTTATGCTCCCTCTTTCCCAGCCTGGACTGATTACCGTCGGCATCGTCAATGTTCTGAATATATGGAATGAATATATCATCGGAACCATACTGGTGAATGATCCTGTACACTACACGCTGCCTGTCGGCATCGCTATGATGCAGGCACAGATGCAGTACCGTACGGAATGGGGTCCACTCTTTGCAGGACTACTTATCACGATCGTTCCTGTACTGGTTATGTATATGTTCTTCCAGAAGCAGATTGCCAGCGGAATTACGGCAGGCGCCGTGAAATAG
- a CDS encoding carbohydrate ABC transporter permease: protein MKLGTTKWQRNLFIATFILPTFLFFCVFTIYPVAQAMYYSLFDWSGSSDNKTFIGLDNFKEMIHDPIVWNAMGNDYFLVIGKIIGIMILATFFAVALTRFRFKLSNFFRSIFFIPNVISVVVIGVLWNFIYNPQIGFLNSFLSLFTKDKVDITWLGFTNHTIWMLLPPAIWAGIGFYMILLIAAIQSIPESYYEASGLEGAGQWTQFRYITLPLIWEQMKVSILNIMMTTLNGSFVIVLIMTNGGPDNSTQVMGSYLYQMAFSQYHFGYGAAIGVLILIASLITTVIMQKLMHQETIEVS, encoded by the coding sequence ATGAAATTGGGAACAACCAAGTGGCAGCGTAACCTGTTTATCGCAACCTTCATACTTCCTACGTTTCTGTTCTTCTGCGTGTTTACGATATATCCCGTTGCACAGGCGATGTATTATTCCTTGTTTGACTGGTCCGGATCGTCGGATAATAAAACGTTTATCGGTTTGGACAACTTTAAAGAAATGATTCACGACCCCATTGTATGGAACGCGATGGGCAATGATTACTTCCTCGTCATTGGGAAAATTATCGGCATTATGATTCTGGCAACCTTTTTTGCTGTAGCATTGACCCGGTTTCGCTTTAAGCTTTCGAATTTTTTTCGGTCCATCTTTTTTATTCCGAATGTTATTTCCGTTGTCGTTATCGGCGTACTTTGGAACTTCATTTATAACCCGCAGATCGGATTTTTGAATTCTTTCCTCTCCTTGTTCACGAAGGATAAGGTAGACATTACTTGGCTCGGCTTCACGAATCATACGATTTGGATGCTGCTGCCACCGGCCATCTGGGCCGGGATCGGCTTTTATATGATTCTCCTGATCGCGGCGATTCAAAGCATTCCGGAATCCTATTATGAGGCATCGGGTCTGGAAGGCGCAGGTCAATGGACACAGTTCCGTTACATCACCCTGCCGCTGATCTGGGAGCAAATGAAAGTATCTATTTTGAATATTATGATGACAACGCTAAACGGATCCTTTGTCATCGTTTTAATTATGACAAATGGCGGACCCGACAATTCGACACAGGTCATGGGTTCCTACTTATATCAAATGGCGTTTAGCCAGTACCACTTCGGTTATGGTGCGGCCATCGGCGTATTGATATTGATCGCTTCACTCATTACAACCGTTATCATGCAAAAATTAATGCATCAGGAAACTATTGAGGTCAGCTGA
- a CDS encoding ABC transporter substrate-binding protein, with the protein MVSKTKLAALGIAALLAVAPLAGCGSSKDEATKQPEPAKSEEPAKTTDEGTKTATDDGAKKLTGDFEIQYFVGGYGDKWWKKVIADFQAANPDLKIKESGGPKINDQMKPRWVGGNPPDFVYIDGPNLNDRQMVEDGQLEDLTDWLKDAKNIDGEKITDILAQPAQEFDGKVYDIPLVLNSWGVFWDKALFQEKGWEEPTDWQSFLAVSDKIKAAGTTPFIHTGKYPYYINGAILYPAIVSANNNDISILQDMAASKVEAFQQPAVLTALKKIVELRDKGFIDKASIQINHTDSQMLFLQHKDAFIPNGLWLPNEMAKDIPGGFSFGFIPSVTQDAGGKVVANTSTANVAIAKNAKNKDAAKAFLQFVFSKAQASQWAELSGAPSNIKGDISASNAPSHVKDAAKYLTDANTVVVPAITFNADVDKAMQDATDALTISKITPEQWVERVVEVAKKAAK; encoded by the coding sequence ATGGTGTCAAAAACAAAATTGGCTGCGCTGGGTATTGCGGCTTTACTGGCCGTAGCTCCACTTGCAGGCTGCGGAAGTTCCAAAGACGAAGCTACCAAACAACCGGAACCCGCAAAATCGGAAGAACCGGCTAAAACAACGGATGAAGGAACCAAAACAGCAACAGACGACGGCGCGAAGAAACTGACAGGCGACTTTGAAATCCAGTACTTTGTTGGCGGTTACGGTGACAAATGGTGGAAGAAAGTCATCGCTGATTTCCAAGCTGCAAACCCGGATCTGAAGATCAAAGAAAGCGGCGGCCCTAAAATCAACGATCAAATGAAGCCCCGCTGGGTTGGAGGCAATCCGCCGGATTTCGTATACATCGACGGACCTAACTTGAACGACCGCCAAATGGTTGAAGACGGACAGCTCGAAGATCTGACCGACTGGCTGAAGGATGCCAAAAATATCGATGGTGAGAAAATCACAGATATTCTGGCACAACCTGCTCAGGAGTTTGACGGTAAAGTGTATGATATCCCTCTCGTACTGAACTCTTGGGGCGTATTTTGGGATAAGGCACTCTTTCAAGAAAAAGGATGGGAAGAGCCAACCGACTGGCAGTCCTTCCTGGCTGTGAGCGATAAGATCAAAGCTGCCGGAACGACACCTTTCATCCATACGGGTAAATATCCTTATTACATCAACGGTGCTATTTTGTATCCGGCTATCGTTTCTGCTAATAACAACGATATTTCAATCCTTCAAGATATGGCTGCTTCTAAGGTCGAAGCGTTCCAACAACCAGCCGTACTGACAGCATTGAAAAAAATCGTGGAGCTTCGCGATAAAGGATTCATTGACAAAGCTTCCATCCAAATCAACCATACGGATTCCCAAATGCTGTTCCTGCAGCATAAAGACGCTTTCATTCCAAACGGCCTCTGGCTGCCAAACGAAATGGCTAAAGACATTCCTGGCGGGTTCTCCTTCGGCTTCATTCCTTCGGTTACTCAAGATGCCGGCGGTAAAGTCGTTGCGAACACTTCCACAGCTAACGTAGCTATTGCGAAAAATGCGAAAAACAAAGATGCAGCAAAAGCATTCTTACAATTCGTATTCTCCAAAGCTCAAGCTTCCCAATGGGCAGAGCTTAGCGGCGCTCCTTCCAACATCAAAGGCGATATCAGTGCTTCCAACGCGCCTAGCCATGTTAAAGACGCAGCTAAATACCTGACCGATGCTAACACTGTCGTTGTACCTGCCATCACGTTCAACGCCGACGTTGATAAAGCAATGCAAGATGCTACCGACGCTTTGACTATCAGCAAAATCACCCCGGAACAATGGGTTGAACGTGTAGTAGAAGTAGCAAAAAAAGCAGCTAAATAA
- a CDS encoding extracellular solute-binding protein yields the protein MNIRLLTSLAKLSFSLLVIPPLLLSCSSTDQAKQTVKPKEDPPALINFVASEYSSQTRPLLENLVQDFMLKNPDIVINLQVANWDILDIIYTTMISKNQPPDLLNTNVYTHFANDGLLNDMDDIISPELKKKFYPDLMKLDNWNGKQYAIPYVSSTRKLYYNKELFREAGIASSPKTWSELKVDAGKIKKTGKARGFGVDLTDNEIQAYLSYFFLGAGGGWIKDGKWTINSPENVEGLTFLRDMYVQGLTDSDPTVTTRDEKQRVLGDGKLGMMISGNYFNLVVPREFPDLEYDKGPIPVKDGVKPINFGVQDTLVSFKTDHTNKQALSKFLDYLYSSPIYEEIIQQEGFLPVTQLTGERLGSANVDMKADLAALRSASYYPIQQPEWQAVMDTARKMGDAVLHDHVSPQQALDQLQKFAEEEQQEIKSHHRQ from the coding sequence ATGAACATCCGCCTGCTAACCAGCCTGGCAAAGTTATCCTTCTCCCTCTTGGTCATACCACCGCTGCTCCTCTCCTGCTCCAGCACGGATCAAGCTAAGCAAACCGTGAAGCCAAAGGAGGATCCGCCGGCGCTTATTAACTTCGTGGCATCGGAATACAGCTCGCAAACCAGACCGCTGCTCGAAAATCTGGTACAGGACTTCATGCTTAAAAATCCGGATATTGTCATTAACCTTCAGGTTGCGAACTGGGATATTCTCGATATCATCTATACCACCATGATCAGCAAAAATCAGCCGCCGGACCTCCTCAATACGAATGTATACACTCATTTTGCCAATGACGGTCTGCTGAATGACATGGATGATATCATCTCACCCGAGCTGAAGAAAAAGTTCTACCCGGATTTGATGAAGCTCGATAACTGGAACGGAAAGCAATACGCCATTCCTTACGTGTCTTCGACCCGAAAGCTGTATTACAATAAGGAACTCTTCCGTGAAGCGGGCATTGCCTCATCTCCAAAAACATGGTCCGAGCTTAAAGTGGATGCCGGCAAAATCAAAAAGACCGGCAAGGCCCGTGGCTTTGGGGTGGATTTGACCGACAATGAAATCCAGGCCTATCTCTCATACTTTTTCCTCGGCGCGGGCGGCGGCTGGATCAAGGACGGGAAGTGGACCATCAATTCACCTGAAAATGTGGAAGGACTGACTTTCCTAAGGGACATGTATGTTCAAGGCTTAACCGATTCCGATCCAACAGTGACCACCCGGGATGAGAAGCAGCGCGTGCTTGGTGACGGGAAGCTTGGGATGATGATATCGGGCAATTATTTCAATTTGGTTGTTCCCCGTGAGTTTCCGGATTTAGAATACGATAAAGGACCGATCCCCGTAAAGGATGGGGTCAAGCCGATTAATTTTGGTGTCCAAGACACGTTGGTTTCCTTCAAAACCGATCATACGAACAAGCAGGCTCTTTCCAAATTTCTGGACTATTTGTACTCCAGCCCGATCTATGAGGAAATTATCCAGCAAGAAGGCTTCTTGCCTGTAACTCAGCTTACGGGCGAGCGTTTGGGATCAGCCAACGTGGACATGAAGGCAGATTTGGCCGCTTTGCGAAGCGCGAGCTACTATCCAATCCAACAGCCCGAATGGCAAGCCGTGATGGATACGGCACGGAAAATGGGAGATGCGGTTCTCCATGATCATGTTTCGCCCCAACAGGCGCTGGATCAGCTTCAGAAGTTTGCCGAAGAGGAGCAACAGGAGATTAAAAGCCATCATCGGCAGTAA
- a CDS encoding substrate-binding domain-containing protein produces the protein MRIQRATLLMTIIFIASVVYIILYFKLFIPTPEQERNITVILKEHNIRSDFWQTVSAGAEAAAKVSGAEITITGPLQETDIEAQIRLLEDVLEQKPQAVVIAPINDDRVTTELNKIQEAKIPLVIIDTPVSLDSTPAIVSNDHIAAGMQAGKVTLEQTENHPKSVIISDFVTSGVSKEREKGVHKALLPYSESVYGTYYCSDSEERAYLIAKMIMKDHSDLNAIIALNESAALGAAKAIKDANKTGLVKLIGFDTSVYEIRLLEEETMNATIVQQPFNIGYLGVQTVLDLLDGKKVKPVTYTNSIVVTKENMYSQENQKLLFPFIDK, from the coding sequence ATGCGAATACAACGTGCCACTCTACTCATGACCATCATTTTTATTGCATCTGTTGTGTATATCATTTTGTACTTCAAGCTGTTTATCCCGACTCCGGAGCAGGAACGCAATATCACGGTGATCCTTAAGGAGCATAATATCCGTTCGGATTTTTGGCAGACCGTAAGTGCCGGGGCCGAAGCGGCTGCCAAGGTATCCGGAGCAGAAATTACGATTACCGGCCCGCTGCAGGAAACCGATATCGAAGCACAAATCAGACTTCTGGAAGATGTTCTGGAGCAAAAACCGCAGGCTGTGGTGATCGCACCGATCAATGATGACCGGGTCACAACGGAATTAAATAAGATTCAAGAGGCCAAAATACCGCTGGTCATCATTGATACACCGGTTAGTCTGGACTCCACCCCGGCCATAGTTTCTAATGACCATATTGCTGCAGGCATGCAGGCAGGCAAAGTGACGCTAGAGCAGACCGAAAACCATCCTAAATCGGTCATTATCAGTGATTTCGTCACTTCAGGTGTGTCCAAGGAAAGGGAGAAAGGTGTCCATAAGGCTCTTCTTCCCTATTCTGAAAGCGTATACGGAACTTATTACTGCTCCGATTCAGAGGAACGCGCCTATCTGATTGCCAAAATGATTATGAAAGATCATAGTGATCTGAACGCGATTATCGCCCTGAACGAATCGGCGGCACTTGGAGCGGCCAAGGCCATTAAAGATGCCAATAAGACCGGTCTTGTCAAGCTCATCGGCTTCGATACCTCCGTATATGAGATCCGCCTGCTGGAGGAAGAGACGATGAATGCAACCATTGTGCAGCAGCCATTCAACATCGGTTATTTGGGTGTACAGACCGTGCTCGATCTACTGGACGGCAAAAAGGTCAAGCCGGTAACCTACACGAACTCGATCGTTGTCACGAAAGAAAATATGTATTCTCAGGAAAATCAAAAGCTGTTATTCCCTTTTATCGATAAATAA
- a CDS encoding sensor histidine kinase, which yields MSKYKKRDSFIPFLPFKSIQSSIFFTFSCLILVTVMVISLNSYHLSVDAVETNSQSYVQEIIKQVNSNIQSYIDNMENISILAMTNKDVKYYISNNSFISKSDRRPYEKRISDLFQAILYSRKDISAIMVFGYNGFSVSDRRITLLNPYTKLEEQTWYKEAKSKGGQSVISPPHVQNIIQNEYRWVVSLSRELKSTDGIRGEGIFLVDLNLSIINDICNQINMGKKGYVFIVDNNGNIVYHPQQQLIYSNLRSEQISEAAAAKSGTSFTVDDDKGKRIYSVQDTNFGWKIVGVAYTEDLIANEGTIRNSIVMYAIIGILFSLLLSLFLSYRMSKPLRILQRDMKKVERGNFDVRTNIEPINEIGQLGRSFNLMLAQIKNLMQEIINNQESKRKSELMLLQSQINPHFLYNTLDSIIWMGEQKKNEEVVLMTSALAKLFRASITKDKELVPIRVEVEHITNYLLIQKIRYDEQLEYEIDISEDIMHYKTLKILLQPFVENAIYHGVRNKPEPGKITIRGRENDQVIIFEVEDDGMGMTPEQLEGIWTVHDKEHRTKTTSGIGIGNVNERVKLFFGSMYGIQIQSEPEEGTTVTITIPKIKE from the coding sequence ATGTCCAAATATAAAAAGCGAGACTCCTTCATTCCCTTTCTGCCGTTCAAGAGCATTCAGTCGAGCATTTTTTTCACGTTCTCCTGTCTTATTCTGGTTACGGTCATGGTTATCAGTTTGAACAGCTATCATTTATCCGTTGATGCGGTTGAAACAAATTCCCAAAGCTACGTGCAGGAAATTATCAAGCAGGTTAATTCCAATATTCAATCCTATATCGACAACATGGAAAATATCAGTATTCTGGCGATGACCAACAAAGACGTCAAATATTATATTTCAAACAACAGCTTTATCAGCAAAAGCGACCGCAGGCCTTACGAGAAACGGATCTCGGACTTATTCCAGGCCATCCTCTACTCGCGCAAGGATATCTCGGCTATTATGGTTTTCGGTTATAACGGCTTTTCCGTTTCGGATCGAAGGATCACCCTCCTCAATCCGTACACTAAGCTCGAAGAGCAGACCTGGTACAAGGAAGCGAAGAGCAAGGGCGGCCAATCGGTCATTTCTCCTCCGCATGTCCAGAACATTATCCAAAATGAGTACCGCTGGGTCGTATCCCTGAGCCGGGAGCTGAAAAGCACGGACGGGATCCGTGGTGAAGGTATCTTTCTCGTCGATTTGAACCTCAGCATCATCAACGACATCTGCAACCAGATTAACATGGGCAAAAAGGGTTATGTCTTTATCGTCGACAACAACGGCAATATTGTATATCATCCGCAGCAGCAGCTAATATACAGTAATTTACGGTCTGAACAGATTTCAGAGGCGGCTGCGGCCAAGAGCGGCACCTCTTTTACCGTCGATGATGATAAGGGCAAACGCATTTATTCTGTCCAAGACACGAATTTCGGCTGGAAAATTGTTGGCGTCGCTTATACGGAAGACTTGATTGCCAATGAAGGCACGATCCGTAACTCGATTGTAATGTATGCCATTATCGGTATCCTTTTTTCACTTTTATTATCACTGTTCCTATCGTACCGCATGTCCAAGCCTTTGCGGATCTTGCAGCGTGATATGAAGAAGGTTGAACGAGGCAATTTCGATGTCCGGACCAATATTGAACCCATTAACGAAATCGGCCAGCTCGGGCGTTCCTTCAATTTGATGCTCGCGCAGATCAAGAATTTGATGCAGGAGATCATCAACAATCAGGAAAGCAAAAGAAAAAGCGAGCTTATGCTCCTCCAATCTCAGATCAATCCCCATTTCCTGTATAATACACTCGACTCAATCATCTGGATGGGCGAACAGAAAAAGAATGAGGAAGTCGTACTGATGACTTCTGCTTTGGCAAAGCTTTTCCGGGCAAGCATTACCAAGGATAAGGAGCTTGTGCCCATCCGGGTGGAAGTGGAGCATATCACCAACTATCTTTTGATTCAGAAAATCAGGTATGACGAGCAGCTTGAATACGAGATCGATATTTCTGAAGATATTATGCATTACAAGACCCTGAAAATCCTTCTGCAGCCATTTGTGGAAAACGCGATTTACCATGGCGTGCGCAATAAGCCGGAACCGGGTAAAATTACGATCCGCGGGCGCGAGAACGATCAGGTCATCATTTTCGAAGTTGAGGATGATGGCATGGGCATGACTCCGGAGCAGCTGGAAGGCATCTGGACGGTACATGACAAAGAGCACAGAACGAAGACGACAAGCGGAATCGGAATTGGTAACGTGAACGAGCGGGTCAAGCTGTTCTTTGGCAGCATGTATGGTATTCAAATCCAGAGCGAGCCGGAAGAAGGTACGACTGTGACCATCACCATTCCGAAAATAAAGGAGTAG
- a CDS encoding response regulator transcription factor, translating into MYKVFIVDDEAVVRDGLKRTINWQEHGFELIGDYANGREALEMMEHTVPDVIISDISMPFMDGLELASAVSRKYPYVKMIILTGFDEFEYAQQAIRLKVSDFILKPITAHEMRDLLHKVKREMDEVAQQHEDLSRLYHQLKQSLPLLKERFLERLVVNGLRTSEIDERFQYFGLAPLSPLQLVMVADIDDFGTRTIRTDTGHDTEILRYAAFNVLEEIAIRENLLLFRTREERLVLVFSGETEESALYEQAYHIAEEARFYIDKFLKFTVSIGVGQACRSAEELPLSYRSALSALDYRFLLGKNRVLSILDFEGKPAFENHSRRDWDRQLASVVKTGSVQEVHQLIHEFVADLKESMVPLDSCLLHIQKVILSLMNTTQELGLEGSRQIHLTDVYKYKTLDEIEVWLEETVSSVMTSIADNRNHYTLTQIRKAVEYIETHYAEEKMSLQDLCRHVLMSTSYFSLVFKQHTGETFVEYLTRIRMEKAKEMLQHTTMKFYEIAGKVGYGDPNYFSILFKKHAGMTPREYRDRHSKEI; encoded by the coding sequence ATGTATAAGGTTTTTATCGTCGATGATGAAGCGGTTGTCCGGGATGGGTTAAAAAGAACGATTAACTGGCAGGAGCATGGCTTTGAGCTCATCGGAGACTATGCCAACGGCCGCGAGGCACTTGAGATGATGGAGCATACGGTACCTGATGTGATCATATCCGACATTTCCATGCCGTTTATGGACGGGCTGGAGCTGGCTTCCGCCGTGTCGAGGAAATATCCATATGTGAAGATGATTATTCTTACCGGCTTTGATGAGTTTGAATATGCACAGCAGGCCATCCGGCTCAAGGTGTCCGATTTCATTTTGAAACCGATTACGGCTCATGAAATGAGAGATTTACTGCATAAGGTCAAGCGCGAAATGGACGAGGTAGCCCAGCAGCATGAGGACTTAAGCCGTCTGTACCATCAGCTGAAACAAAGCCTTCCACTGCTTAAGGAGCGCTTTTTGGAGCGGCTTGTCGTGAATGGCCTCAGGACTTCAGAGATCGATGAACGGTTTCAATATTTCGGTCTTGCCCCGCTTTCTCCGCTTCAGCTCGTGATGGTGGCAGATATCGATGATTTCGGCACGCGCACCATCCGGACCGATACCGGACATGATACCGAAATTCTCCGCTACGCGGCATTTAATGTTTTGGAGGAAATAGCCATCCGTGAAAATTTGCTGCTTTTTCGGACACGTGAGGAACGGCTGGTTTTGGTATTCTCCGGTGAGACAGAGGAAAGCGCTCTCTACGAGCAAGCCTATCATATTGCTGAAGAAGCCCGGTTTTATATCGATAAATTTTTAAAATTCACCGTCAGTATCGGCGTCGGGCAAGCCTGCAGGTCGGCTGAGGAGCTTCCTCTTTCATATCGAAGCGCCCTTTCTGCGCTGGACTACCGTTTTTTGCTTGGCAAAAACCGCGTGCTCAGCATTTTGGATTTTGAAGGAAAGCCGGCATTTGAGAACCATTCCCGGCGCGATTGGGACCGGCAATTGGCCTCCGTAGTCAAGACTGGCTCCGTCCAGGAGGTTCATCAGCTCATTCATGAATTTGTGGCGGATCTTAAAGAAAGCATGGTACCGCTCGACTCCTGTCTTTTGCATATTCAGAAGGTGATCCTTTCATTGATGAATACGACACAGGAGCTGGGTCTTGAGGGCAGCCGCCAGATCCACCTGACTGATGTGTATAAATACAAGACTTTGGACGAAATTGAAGTTTGGCTTGAAGAGACGGTCTCCTCCGTCATGACATCCATCGCGGATAACCGCAACCACTATACCCTGACACAAATCCGCAAAGCGGTTGAATATATCGAGACCCATTATGCTGAAGAAAAAATGTCGCTGCAGGATCTGTGCCGCCATGTGTTGATGAGTACCAGCTATTTCAGTCTGGTGTTCAAGCAGCATACCGGCGAAACCTTTGTCGAATATCTGACCCGGATTCGGATGGAGAAGGCTAAGGAAATGCTCCAACACACAACCATGAAGTTTTACGAAATTGCCGGGAAGGTCGGCTACGGGGACCCGAATTACTTCAGCATCCTGTTCAAAAAGCATGCCGGCATGACGCCAAGGGAATACCGCGACCGGCACTCCAAGGAGATCTGA
- a CDS encoding LacI family DNA-binding transcriptional regulator, with product MTTIKDVAKLANVSTTVVSKALNGYTDVSEETRKKVLRAVEELNYSPNMLAKNLKQKVTKSIALIFSNFEYSNGKDGVLFKMMTGIFEAASHYNYEVLLYTRSLSEQQDKSYWQFCKEHKVSGAVITGLKTTDPYFLEIVDSNFPCVVIDADITGTHTGSIMTDNVEAAKCAVKHLVNHGHRHIGMVNGHNYAVVSKERQEGYRQALEQSGIAYDPSLVVNGDYTEEYAYELTETYLQAHPEMTAVFFASDLMAIGFMSRCRELNIHVPEKLSIVGFDDIVLSSYTTPRLTTIHQDFQHMAFMAFEQVIRILEKKEAGRHQKISFQLVDRESVAML from the coding sequence ATGACAACCATTAAAGATGTGGCGAAGCTTGCGAATGTATCGACTACTGTCGTATCCAAAGCATTAAACGGGTATACCGATGTAAGTGAAGAGACAAGGAAGAAAGTGCTGAGGGCCGTTGAGGAGCTGAATTATTCTCCGAATATGCTGGCCAAAAACCTGAAGCAAAAGGTAACAAAATCCATTGCACTTATATTCTCGAATTTTGAGTATTCCAACGGCAAAGACGGCGTTTTGTTCAAGATGATGACGGGGATCTTTGAGGCGGCGTCACATTACAATTATGAAGTATTGCTCTACACCCGCAGCTTGTCTGAACAGCAGGATAAATCCTACTGGCAGTTCTGCAAAGAGCATAAGGTATCAGGAGCCGTCATTACCGGGTTAAAGACGACAGATCCGTATTTTCTGGAAATCGTGGACAGCAATTTTCCTTGCGTCGTTATTGATGCGGATATTACCGGGACACATACTGGCTCCATAATGACCGATAACGTTGAAGCGGCAAAATGCGCTGTAAAGCATTTGGTCAACCATGGTCACCGCCATATCGGTATGGTGAACGGACACAACTATGCAGTTGTAAGTAAGGAACGTCAGGAAGGCTACCGCCAAGCATTGGAGCAAAGTGGCATAGCTTACGATCCGTCTCTTGTCGTGAATGGTGATTATACCGAGGAATATGCTTATGAATTGACTGAAACCTATCTGCAGGCCCATCCGGAGATGACGGCTGTTTTTTTTGCCAGTGATTTGATGGCGATCGGATTTATGAGCAGGTGCCGCGAACTTAATATTCATGTTCCTGAGAAACTGTCTATCGTCGGCTTCGATGACATCGTTTTATCCAGCTACACAACTCCAAGGCTCACAACCATTCATCAGGATTTTCAACACATGGCTTTTATGGCTTTCGAGCAGGTCATTCGTATTCTTGAAAAGAAGGAAGCAGGGCGGCATCAGAAAATTTCATTTCAACTGGTTGACAGGGAATCTGTGGCGATGCTATAA